A portion of the Fulvia fulva chromosome 1, complete sequence genome contains these proteins:
- a CDS encoding Assembly factor cbp4, whose amino-acid sequence MRTITWIKMVAAGGICCIGGPALIYYVTPTEEELFLKYNPELQRRSLERRKEKQEEFDHFVTNLKKYSGTDRHIWTEWEADVERKRAAGVQAELDRRREAERMKAEIKGSIK is encoded by the exons ATGCGCACAATAACCTGGATCAAAATGGTCGCAGCAGGCGGCATCTGCTGCATCGGTGGTCCCGCTCTAATCTACTACGTCACACCCACCGAAGAGGAACTCTTCCTAAAGTACAACCCGGAGCTACAGCGTAGGAGTTTGGAGCGGCGCAAGGAGAAGCAGGAGGAGTTTGACCATTTCGTTACGAATTTGAAGAAGTATAGTGGGACGGATCGGCATA TTTGGACGGAGTGGGAGGCGGATGTAGAGAGGAAGAGGGCGGCGGGGGTGCAGGCGGAGTTGGATCGACGGAGGGAGGCGGAGAGGATGAAGGCGGAGATTAAGGGGAGTATTAAATGA